A single genomic interval of Arthrobacter methylotrophus harbors:
- a CDS encoding glycoside hydrolase family 15 protein produces MIGDLHTAALVSTAGSIDWLCLPRFDSPACFAALLDSPKAGRWLLAPESGGTCTRRQYRDGTLILETEWETEEGHVRVTDFMPPRDDVADVVRIVEGIRGTVKMRGELILRFDYGHVVPWVRRDRHGLHAVAGPDSVYLKTPAPLIGKNFTTVSEFTVNAGDHIPFVMTWAPSHERRPRTVEADIALDDTAAFWTEWSKRCTVRGPYRKAVQRSLITLKALTYAPTGGIVAAATSSLPEQIGGPRNWDYRYCWLRDATLTLQAFLAAGYTEEAAAWRHWLLRAVAGDPADLQIMYSLHGHRRLPEAELAWLSGYQGSTPVRTGNAAAEQLQLDVWGEVLDCLSLTRASLLTIGDDSWDVQTALMRHLERIWNQPDNGLWEVRGPRRHFVHSKVMAWVAADRMVRGIRESGMPGPLDRWEALRDTIHNQVMTKGFDTERNTFVQSYGSKELDASLLLIPKVGFLPHDDPRVIGTIDAIQRELTEDGFVLRYRPADSDDGLPGREGVFLACSFWMVDALLGAGRHAEATALFERLLGLSNDVGLLSEEWDANAGRQLGNMPQAFSHFGLVLSALQLHHGKVHHSNAPIGGVPPSDSTAASTEARAATRPASSATSGPASN; encoded by the coding sequence ATGATCGGGGACCTGCATACCGCGGCCCTGGTCAGCACGGCAGGCTCCATTGACTGGCTGTGCCTTCCGCGATTCGATTCGCCCGCGTGCTTCGCCGCGCTCCTGGATTCACCCAAAGCCGGCCGTTGGCTCCTTGCCCCTGAATCCGGGGGCACCTGCACGCGCCGTCAGTACCGGGACGGGACGCTCATCCTCGAAACCGAGTGGGAGACCGAGGAAGGGCACGTACGGGTCACCGACTTCATGCCGCCGCGCGATGACGTCGCGGACGTCGTCCGGATAGTTGAAGGGATCCGCGGGACGGTCAAAATGCGGGGCGAGCTGATCCTGCGGTTCGACTACGGGCACGTGGTCCCGTGGGTGCGTCGCGACAGGCACGGCCTCCACGCGGTGGCCGGCCCGGATTCCGTCTATCTCAAGACCCCGGCGCCGTTGATAGGAAAGAACTTCACCACGGTCAGCGAATTCACGGTGAATGCCGGTGACCATATCCCCTTCGTCATGACCTGGGCGCCCAGCCACGAACGGCGTCCCCGCACGGTCGAGGCAGATATCGCTTTGGATGACACAGCGGCGTTCTGGACGGAATGGTCCAAGCGTTGCACGGTCCGGGGGCCTTACCGGAAAGCGGTCCAGCGTTCGTTGATCACGCTGAAGGCTCTCACCTATGCGCCCACCGGGGGCATCGTTGCCGCTGCCACCTCTTCGCTCCCCGAGCAGATCGGTGGGCCGCGGAACTGGGACTACCGCTATTGCTGGCTGCGTGATGCCACGTTGACTCTGCAAGCCTTCCTGGCCGCTGGCTATACCGAGGAGGCCGCCGCATGGCGCCATTGGCTCCTGCGCGCTGTGGCAGGCGACCCGGCCGACCTCCAGATCATGTACAGCCTGCATGGCCACCGGAGATTGCCGGAGGCGGAGTTGGCGTGGCTTTCGGGATACCAGGGTTCTACGCCGGTACGAACCGGGAATGCGGCAGCCGAGCAGCTCCAGCTGGACGTCTGGGGAGAGGTCCTGGACTGCCTGTCCCTGACCCGCGCATCGCTGTTGACCATCGGCGATGATTCCTGGGATGTCCAGACTGCTTTGATGCGCCACCTTGAGCGCATCTGGAACCAGCCCGACAACGGGCTCTGGGAAGTGCGGGGCCCGCGGCGCCACTTCGTGCACTCCAAGGTGATGGCATGGGTCGCGGCCGACCGCATGGTCCGTGGCATCCGTGAATCGGGGATGCCCGGACCGTTGGATCGCTGGGAGGCTTTGCGGGACACCATCCACAACCAAGTCATGACCAAGGGATTCGACACCGAACGCAACACTTTCGTCCAGTCCTACGGGAGCAAGGAGCTGGATGCGAGTCTTCTCCTGATTCCCAAGGTGGGCTTCCTGCCGCACGATGATCCACGCGTTATCGGGACCATTGATGCCATCCAGCGCGAGCTGACTGAGGACGGCTTCGTGCTGCGCTACCGTCCGGCAGACAGCGACGACGGACTGCCGGGCCGCGAGGGCGTCTTCCTTGCGTGTTCCTTCTGGATGGTGGACGCGCTTCTAGGCGCAGGGCGCCATGCGGAGGCGACGGCGCTTTTCGAGAGGCTCCTCGGCTTGAGCAATGATGTGGGGCTGCTGAGCGAAGAATGGGATGCAAATGCCGGACGGCAACTGGGCAACATGCCCCAGGCCTTCAGCCACTTCGGCCTGGTTCTGAGTGCCTTGCAGCTGCACCACGGCAAAGTCCATCACAGCAACGCCCCGATTGGCGGGGTACCGCCGTCGGACTCAACGGCAGCATCGACGGAAGCGAGGGCGGCAACGAGGCCGGCGTCGTCTGCGACCTCAGGCCCGGCGTCGAACTGA
- a CDS encoding DUF2156 domain-containing protein gives MHAPAPEPGTPPVPDVRSRRSWTGRLRSAQLTLGFIVVFWGLGALTSSLAAGPDAPWRLNVELTPRSVTDHWWTVMASALWAKDLAGYVLGTLMVLLLGVPLERRMGRRAFALAAVSSQVLGVGVSLGFLALAQGLLGSWTTEMGSHLFIGPSAFIIGTAMAGTASMATLWRRRIRLAAFALLVLLALYSGGFADLVRLGAAAVGVALGPLLMGRRPRFGRLLSSRHEARVLLSLLIAASAIGPVVAGLIPHAVGPLSILRFLFTNIQPVDPQTLQNLCSDPAQTKDCAVAQLQLRAGAGGLFMAILPSFLLLLLAEGLRRGRRFAWVGVLLIQVGLSVLAGIAIAGVLQPTTSDTGASEGIAAIEGSASSQPLTLALPLLLPVALTIVLLTTRRLFHVKAPKGSYRRLLFQVLAIAAALSVVYVGSALVLARDFSPVPGWPDLLADVPDRFLPLGFVLDVPPAFFPIGTAAVLVYEGVGVVFWAVAGFLIFRTFLRHAHTRPDASTERARKVIRTGEGSSLSWMTTWPGNMYWFSASGKSFVAYRVSTGIALTLGAPVGPKSEMNATFAEFARYCRGNGWTPCFYSVPQGLRDHADSSGWSSAQVAQETVLPLHSVSFKGKKFQDIRTALNNAAKAGIRYEWTSYASAPFSVQVQIEEISEEWVADKNMPEMGFTLGSLDELDDPEVRCLLAIDQRHTVHAVTSWLPVYRNGHIVGWTLDFMRRRSNGFRASIEFLIASAALSLKDEGCEFLSLSGAPLARAEEDPSENPRPRPRSRPPGNLDRLLDWLGATLEPVYGFRSLLAFKAKFRPRYEPLYMLYPDAASLPAVGTAVARAYLPMLNLGAGLALLGRIFRWPQRSRTSVRRRA, from the coding sequence GTGCACGCACCGGCGCCCGAGCCGGGAACCCCTCCTGTCCCCGACGTCCGATCGCGACGATCGTGGACCGGAAGACTGCGTTCGGCGCAGCTCACCCTGGGTTTTATCGTCGTCTTTTGGGGTTTGGGTGCCCTCACCTCGAGCCTTGCTGCTGGACCGGACGCCCCATGGCGGCTCAACGTCGAGTTGACGCCCCGTTCGGTAACCGATCACTGGTGGACCGTCATGGCTTCGGCGCTGTGGGCAAAGGACCTGGCGGGCTATGTGCTGGGAACCTTGATGGTGCTGCTGCTCGGGGTGCCCTTGGAACGTCGAATGGGACGGCGGGCATTTGCCCTCGCCGCCGTTTCCAGCCAGGTTCTGGGCGTCGGTGTTTCCCTTGGATTCCTGGCCTTGGCCCAAGGCTTGTTGGGCAGTTGGACCACCGAGATGGGCAGCCATCTCTTTATCGGTCCGAGTGCGTTCATCATCGGCACGGCCATGGCAGGAACAGCGTCCATGGCAACCCTGTGGAGGCGCCGTATCAGGCTGGCCGCCTTCGCACTGTTGGTGCTCCTGGCGCTCTACAGCGGAGGGTTTGCGGATCTCGTGAGGCTCGGGGCCGCAGCGGTAGGCGTGGCCTTAGGTCCACTGCTGATGGGCCGCCGGCCGCGATTCGGGCGCCTGCTCAGTTCCCGGCATGAAGCACGCGTGCTGCTATCGCTGCTCATCGCCGCGTCAGCGATCGGCCCGGTGGTTGCCGGACTTATCCCGCATGCGGTGGGACCGTTGTCGATCCTGCGGTTCCTGTTTACCAACATCCAGCCCGTGGATCCCCAAACGCTCCAGAATCTTTGCTCGGATCCGGCACAAACGAAGGACTGTGCCGTCGCACAACTGCAGTTGCGCGCCGGGGCCGGCGGGCTCTTTATGGCCATACTCCCCTCGTTCCTCCTGCTGTTGCTCGCGGAGGGCCTACGTCGCGGACGGCGTTTCGCTTGGGTGGGAGTCCTGCTGATCCAGGTGGGCCTTTCCGTCCTGGCGGGAATTGCCATTGCCGGAGTCCTGCAACCGACTACTTCGGATACCGGGGCGAGCGAAGGGATCGCCGCAATCGAGGGATCCGCCTCCTCCCAGCCGCTCACCCTCGCCCTGCCATTGCTGCTGCCCGTTGCCCTGACCATCGTTCTTTTGACGACCCGGCGCCTCTTTCACGTCAAGGCGCCGAAAGGGAGCTACCGGCGCCTCCTTTTCCAGGTTCTTGCCATCGCGGCTGCCCTCAGTGTGGTGTACGTCGGTTCAGCTCTCGTCTTGGCCCGGGACTTCTCTCCTGTGCCAGGATGGCCGGACCTCCTCGCGGATGTCCCTGACCGTTTCCTGCCACTGGGCTTCGTACTGGACGTGCCCCCGGCTTTCTTCCCCATTGGCACGGCCGCCGTCCTCGTGTACGAGGGCGTCGGAGTTGTCTTTTGGGCCGTTGCAGGTTTCCTGATATTCCGGACATTCCTCCGCCATGCGCATACCCGGCCCGATGCCAGCACGGAGCGCGCCCGGAAGGTCATCAGGACCGGGGAAGGCAGCTCGCTATCCTGGATGACCACGTGGCCAGGAAACATGTACTGGTTCTCCGCTTCAGGAAAGTCCTTTGTCGCGTATCGGGTCAGCACGGGGATTGCGCTCACGCTCGGCGCCCCGGTGGGACCCAAATCCGAGATGAATGCCACCTTCGCGGAATTTGCCCGCTATTGCAGGGGCAACGGGTGGACACCGTGTTTCTATTCCGTACCCCAGGGTTTGCGCGACCACGCGGACTCCTCCGGCTGGAGTTCGGCACAAGTGGCCCAAGAGACGGTCCTGCCACTGCACTCGGTTTCCTTCAAGGGAAAGAAGTTCCAGGACATCCGTACAGCCCTGAACAATGCTGCGAAGGCAGGCATCCGCTACGAATGGACGAGTTACGCCTCGGCTCCGTTCTCCGTCCAGGTCCAGATCGAGGAAATCTCCGAAGAATGGGTGGCCGACAAGAACATGCCGGAGATGGGGTTTACCCTCGGCAGCCTGGACGAGCTCGACGATCCCGAGGTCCGCTGCTTGCTCGCCATTGACCAGCGCCATACCGTCCACGCTGTCACGTCGTGGTTGCCCGTGTACCGCAACGGGCACATCGTCGGCTGGACCCTCGATTTCATGCGGCGCCGCAGCAATGGCTTCCGCGCCAGCATCGAATTCCTCATCGCTTCCGCAGCTCTCAGCCTCAAGGACGAAGGATGCGAATTCCTGAGCCTTTCCGGAGCACCCCTGGCGCGGGCCGAGGAGGATCCTTCCGAAAACCCCAGGCCAAGACCACGATCCCGGCCTCCCGGCAACCTCGACCGCTTGCTCGACTGGTTGGGGGCGACCTTGGAGCCGGTGTACGGGTTCAGGTCCCTCCTGGCCTTCAAAGCAAAATTCCGGCCCCGGTACGAGCCCCTCTACATGCTTTACCCGGATGCCGCTTCCTTACCCGCCGTCGGAACTGCGGTGGCAAGGGCGTACCTCCCAATGCTCAACCTCGGGGCCGGGCTGGCGTTGCTGGGCCGGATCTTCCGCTGGCCCCAACGCTCCCGGACGTCAGTTCGACGCCGGGCCTGA